A section of the Fusarium falciforme chromosome 8, complete sequence genome encodes:
- a CDS encoding Zn(2)-C6 fungal-type domain-containing protein yields MPGNGSRSRDGCFNCRRRKRRCDEEKPVCRRCRKMGDNCVFPEPASASNPLKFVVAASPDHYIVPVGGSDKGASFLNLSPRELATIWNKIQGDQEQQSQEVLDTRDIQSLVPFPRVISPYTVGRQYDGQSVESALVQYYVEVISSSRVYVQTGRNGFRTSVIPRVLYNQGPLLSAVLAMSAAEWAHDIVVDGRDYRALSTQYKVRALQELQHTLPDPQSCEGNLLTCVLLASLEIAQGSRPAWLRHLQGALALIDSFGTTIDPSVAQFALQYFRFRYVLMETTKPTGRPQEATDSVDLPMAGLARAEVTLPKLQETRGIIDEQIGCSMDLVDIINEISALSLASGGHDDTVSKDHLYTKGQELEHRINQLSNQDVSTDEYLLKSAESFRIAAQIYLRLVCYNTPITHPSILEPHEALLSCLSDIISERQARRSFPMWPLFLAGCACSSDEQRKPVLDYFTLLDSKWPISNISAVFQAVRTVWHTRDLISSSTSCTNQDWRDVIHKFGWKLSLS; encoded by the exons ATGCCGGGGAACGGCTCTCGCAGCCGGGACGGCTGTTTCAACTGTCGCAGGCGCAAGCGACGATgcgatgaggagaagcccgtTTGTCGCCGCTGTCGCAAGATGGGTGACAACTGCGTGTTCCCGGAGCCTGCTTCTGCGTCGAATCCTCTCAAGTTTGTTGTTGCGGCTTCACCGGATCACTACATTGTGCCTGTTGGAGGCTCAGACAAGGGCGCCAGCTTCTTGAATCTGTCTCCCAGGGAGCTTGCCACCATTTGGAACAAGATCCAGGGGGATCAAGAGCAGCAATCTCAGGAGGTCTTGGACACTCGAGACATTCAGTCTCTTGTTCCATTTCCCCGAGTCATCTCACCATATACCGTTGGTCGACAGTATGATGGCCAGTCCGTCGAGTCGGCTCTTGTGCAGTATT ATGTCGAAGTCATTAGCAGTAGCAGAGTCTATGTGCAGACAGGACGCAATGGCTTCCGCACTTCTGTCATCCCTCGAGTTTTGTACAACCAGGGACCTCTGCTCTCAGCTGTCCTAGCTATGAGCGCTGCAGAGTGGGCTCACGATATTGTTGTCGATGGCAGAGACTACCGTGCGCTGTCGACGCAGTACAAGGTTCGCGCCCTTCAAGAGCTGCAGCATACTCTACCAGATCCTCAAAGCTGCGAGGGTAATCTCTTGACTTGCGTCCTCCTAGCTTCTCTAGAGATTGCACAAGGATCCCGCCCAGCTTGGCTGCGTCATCTCCAAGGCGCACTGGCTCTCATCGACAGCTTTGGAACAACCATTGACCCCAGCGTGGCACAGTTTGCGCTACAGTATTTCCGCTTCCGCTACGTCCTGATGGAAACGACAAAACCTACCGGACGGCCACAGGAAGCCACTGACTCAGTTGACCTGCCGATGGCTGGTCTAGCTAGAGCCGAGGTTACCCTTCCCAAACTCCAGGAGACGCGGGGTATTATCGATGAGCAGATTGGCTGTTCCATGGACCTCGTCGACATTATCAATGAAATCTCTGCTCTGTCACTCGCCTCGGGTGGCCACGACGACACCGTGTCCAAGGATCATCTATATACGAAGGGTCAAGAGCTGGAACACCGTATCAACCAGCTCTCGAACCAGGACGTCAGCACGGACGAATATCTGCTCAAGAGTGCAGAGTCTTTCAGGATTGCAGCACAGATCTACCTCAGGCTGGTCTGCTACAATACCCCAATCACCCACCCATCGATTCTGGAGCCTCACGAGGCGCTCCTCTCGTGTCTGTCAGATATCATCTCTGAGAGACAAGCGAGGCGGTCGTTTCCGATGTGGCCTCTCTTCCTGGCTGGCTGTGCATGCTCATCAGATGAGCAGCGCAAACCGGTTCTTGACTACTTTACGTTGCTGGACAGCAAGTGGCCGATCAGCAACATTTCGGCAGTCTTTCAAGCTGTTCGGACTGTATGGCATACAAGGGATTTGATTTCGTCTTCGACTTCATGCACAAATCAGGACTGGAGGGATGTTATTCACAAGTTTGGCTGGAAACTGTCTCTATCGTAA
- a CDS encoding Proline dehydrogenase: MAFRVGLVRPCRYTLSLLETRQAYTSLVSCRSRSLGFQSRGLSQSSHIPAQAPQKVPRVLRDVPLPILFRSLLVLSVAALPSSILSVIIRITKRHSQLLSNSRLLRWPVHKTFYNTFCIGSENAEIRENIKSLRGMGLDGIVLAFARETKIGDQEQTNVLTETNASLREWVSMNMETLQNLTDEDYLALRCTGAGPAAVAALDAFSASTPGTKEYEDNLETLRVFEDALTRICAEAEKKGVRILIDAESSLHQAAIDHVALSVMSKFNRNGRAVIYNTYQMYLQAGTSKMIKHIRLSQDRNFTIGIKMVRGAYLHVEARPEALHKCKQDTDDCYDNSVRFLFGGKVDSSESGSTVGQTRPWNAEIMLATHNDASVQKALSLWRSGGALTDTPNANGGTVQSLSFAQLMGMADEVSLGLVADKKDHTWTSDSVPKESLPTVGVYKYTIWGSFEECLLYMLRRAEENQDAVARTRGTALEALREVGRRFVPFLN, from the exons ATGGCCTTTAGAGTCGGTCTTGTTCGTCCTTGTCGTTATACTCTTTCCCTTCTCGAGACTCGTCAGGCCTACACAAGTCTTGTGTCATGCCGGTCTCGTAGTCTCGGGTTCCAAAGCCGAGGGCTGTCTCAGTCGTCACACATCCCCGCTCAGGCTCCTCAGAAGGTGCCGAGGGTTCTTAGAGATGTTCCTCTTCCTATTCTCTTTCGATCTCTCCTCGTTCTTTCGGTAGCTGCCCTGCCGTCGAGTATTCTCTCGGTCATTATCAGAATCACAAAGAGGCACAGTCAGCTTCTTTCCAACTCTCGGCTTCTCCGGTGGCCTGTACACAAAACGTTTTACAACACGTTTTGCATTGGCTCGGAGAATGCGGAGATTAGGGAGAACATCAAGTCCCTGAGGGGGATgggccttgatggcattgTCCTCGCTTTTGCCAGAGAAACAAAGATTGGAGACCAAGAACAGACCAATGTTCTTACAGAGACCAACGCCAGCCTGCGGGAGTGGGTTTCCATGAACATGGAGACACTCCAGAATCTGACAGATGAAGATTATCTTGCACTTCGCTGTACGGGAGCTGGTCCTGCTGCTGTGGCTGCTCTTGATGCGTTTTCAGCTTCTACACCTGGTACAAAGGAGTATGAGGATAATCTTGAGACTCTGCGAGTCTTTGAGGATGCTCTTACTCGGATCTGtgctgaggctgagaagaagggggTGAGGATTCTTATTGATGCCGAGTCTTCTCTGCACCAAGCTGCCATTGATCATGTTGCCTTG TCTGTCATGTCCAAGTTCAACCGAAATGGACGAGCCGTCATCTATAACACTTATCAGAT GTATCTACAAGCTGGAACTTCCAAGATGATCAAGCACATCCGCCTTTCTCAAGACCGAAACTTCACAATTGGAATCAAGATGGTTCGTGGCGCATACCTCCACGTTGAGGCCCGACCCGAAGCTCTTCATAAATGCAAGCAAGACACAGACGACTGTTACGACAACTCGGTCAGGTTCCTATTTGGAGGAAAGGTTGACAGCTCAGAGAGTGGTTCGACCGTTGGACAGACACGGCCTTGGAATGCAGAGATTATGCTTGCTACTCATAACGATGCGAGTGTGCAAAAGGCTCTATCACTCTGGAGGAGCGGCGGTGCATTGACTGATACACCTAACGCAAACGGAGGAACAGTCCAGAGCCTGTCATTTGCTCAGCTAATGGGCATGGCGGATGAGGTATCTCTCGGACTCGTggccgacaagaaggaccaCACCTGGACATCTGACAGCGTCCCCAAGGAGTCTCTTCCGACTGTTGGAGTGTACAAGTATACTATCTGGGGGTCTTTTGAGGAGTGTCTCCTGTATATGCTTCGAAGGGCTGAGGAGAACCAGGATGCTgtggcgaggacgagggggACTGCTTTGGAGGCGTTGAGGGAGGTAGGGAGACGGTTTGTGCCGTTTCTGAATTAA
- a CDS encoding DAO domain-containing protein has product MSLLSMDKTSPIAIVGGGAWGLSTALHLVESGYTNITVFERDERIPSQYSAAYDLNKIIRAEYEDPFYTELTFDAIKGWKTPLFGPYYHETGYINCVSGKAPEKAVATLNKNRSSVEAHPGLRDGVKSLSSPDEFRKYAWQLTGPLEGFKGYFNKTAGYGHSGNALKAVYNHCATKGVRFILGEQAGKVTSLSYDGSGRCTGLETADGRKHSAALTICALGANGASLVPSLGKFTVARSWSVAHVQLTQEECDLLRGIPVTNVRDLGFFFEPDPATKLFKLCPLGAGFTNTKNGLSLPPANPSSGPLQDFIPYEDEQKLRQLLRETIPWMADRPFVDRKLCWFNDSTDSEYLVDFVPGTEKTLVMLSGDSGHGFKMMPIFGKWVLDLVNNGKQKLQRWQWKDSEQAGWGNEVSWRVGTAKELHELEEESKRILKARL; this is encoded by the exons ATGTCTCTCCTCAGCATGGACAAGACCTCtcccatcgccatcgtcggtgGCGGCGCCTGGGGCCTCTCGACGGCCCTACACCTCGTTGAATCCGGCTACACCAATATCACAGTCTTTGAGCGGGATGAGAGGATACCTTCACAGTACTCTGCTGCGTATGACCTGAACAAGATCATCCGCGCAGAGTACGAAGACCCCTTCTACACCGAGCTCACCTTT GACGCCATTAAAGGCTGGAAGACCCCGCTCTTCGGCCCCTACTACCACGAGACGGGCTACATCAACTGCGTATCCGGAAAAGCCCCCGAGAAGGCCGTCGCAACCCTCAACAAGAACCGATCCTCAGTCGAAGCCCATCCCGGCCTCAGAGACGGCGTCAAGTCCCTGAGCTCCCCCGACGAGTTCCGAAAGTATGCCTGGCAGCTCACTGGTCCCCTCGAGGGCTTCAAGGGCTACTTCAACAAGACGGCTGGGTACGGACACTCGGGAAATGCTCTAAAAGCCGTGTATAACCACTGCGCCACTAAGGGTGTCAGATTCATCCTGGGTGAGCAAGCCGGCAAGGTCACCTCGCTGTCCTATGACGGCTCTGGCCGCTGTACCGGTCTTGAGACTGCCGATGGCCGTAAGCACTCGGCCGCTCTGACCATCTGCGCTCTCGGGGCCAACGGGGCATCTCTCGTCCCCTCACTGGGCAAGTTCACTGTCGCCAGGTCCTGGTCTGTCGCCCACGTCCAGCTCACCCAGGAGGAATGCGACCTTCTCCGAGGCATCCCCGTCACCAACGTAAGAGAtctcggcttcttcttcgagcCTGACCCAGCCACAAAACTCTTCAAGCTATGCCCCCTCGGCGCTGgcttcaccaacaccaagaacggactctctctccctcctgcAAACCCCTCATCTGGACCTCTGCAAGATTTTATCCCCTACGAGGATGAGCAGAAGCTGCGCCAACTCTTACGGGAGACGATCCCCTGGATGGCTGATCGCCCATTTGTCGACCGCAAGTTGTGCTGGTTCAACGACAGCACGGACAGCGAGTACCTCGTCGACTTTGTGCCTGGCACCGAAAAGACTCTCGTGATGCTCTCCGGCGACAGCGGTCATGGCTTCAAGATGATGCCCATCTTTGGAAAGTGGGTGCTGGATCTCGTCAACAACGGCAAGCAGAAGCTGCAGCGCTGGCAGTGGAAGGACAGCGAGCAAGCCGGCTGGGGCAACGAGGTGAGCTGGCGAGTGGGCACTGCCAAGGAGCTGCACGaactcgaggaggagagcaaGAGGATACTAAAAGCCCGTCTGTAA
- a CDS encoding DTMP kinase — MASINDLATAAIASSSGPEPAAGTSPAPASSAVRGAFIVLEGLDRSGKTTQVKLLEQRFVEEGSKVKVMRFPDRSTPIGQMIDSYLKSDVEMDDHVIHLLFSANRWEAVKQIQSLLAAGTTIVCDRYYHSGIVYSAAKQNPSLTLPWARAPERGLPRPDLVLFLDLTEEQARSRGGWGGEVYERSEMQRRVRELFWGLSMGGRDVTAQGLGLDEGEGWKQEEEDLVVVDAGGSVEEVAEEIWRKVKGRVEQVERGEVGRTVRVVR, encoded by the exons ATGGCTTCCATCAACGACCTCGCGACAGCCGCCATCGCGAGCTCCTCGGGGCCCGAACCCGCAGCCGGGACATCCCCCGCCCCCGCCTCCTCGGCAGTGAGGGGCGCAttcatcgtcctcgaggGGTTGGATCGGAGCGGCAAGACCACGCAGGTCAAGCTTCTGGAGCAGAGATTCGTCGAGGAGGGtagcaaggtcaaggtcatgaGGTTCCCGG ACAGGTCCACGCCCATTGGGCAGATGATTGATAGCTATCTCAAGAGTGATGTCGAGATGGACGACCATGTCATCCACCTCCTCTTCAGCGCAAACCGCTGGGAAGCAGT TAAACAAATCCAATCCCTCCTCGCAGCTGGAACAACCATAGTCTGCGATCGCTACTACCACTCGGGCATCGTCTACTCGGCAGCAAAGCAGAACCCCTCCCTGACCCTCCCCTGGGCGCGCGCCCCAGAGCGCGGCCTCCCGCGGCCCGACCtggtcctcttcctcgacctGACCGAGGAGCAGGCCCGGTCGCGCGGCGGCTGGGGCGGCGAGGTGTACGAGCGGTCTGAGATGCAGCGGCGAGTACGTGAACTCTTCTGGGGTCTGAGCATGGGCGGAAGGGATGTCACGGCGCAAGGGCTGGGGCTGGACGAGGGGGAGGGGTggaagcaggaggaggaggatctcgTGGTTGTGGATGCTGGAGGAAGTGTTGAGGAGGTGGCGGAGGAGATATGGAGAAAGGTCAAGGGGAGGGTTGAGCAGGTTGAGAGGGGCGAGGTTGGAAGGACAGTGAGAGTTGTGAGATGA
- a CDS encoding ACT domain-containing protein: protein MANDHILTLSCPDKSGIVHAVTGIFASHKHNILDLQQFSDPVSERFFMRVHFGPTETESTEHLVEPFDKLAAEYKMDYDIRPVARKMRVLIMVSKIGHCLNDLLFRMKTGQLRIEVPVIVSNHPDYAPLAQSYGIEFHHLPVTKDTKAEQESQVLDLVKQHNIELVVLARYMQVLSPTLCEAMSGRIINIHHSFLPSFKGAKPYHQAYDRGVKIIGATAHFVTADLDEGPIIEQRVARVDHSMNPKELSEEGSNVESQVLAAAVRWYAERRLFLNGHKTVVFN, encoded by the coding sequence ATGGCCAATGATCACATCCTCACCCTCTCGTGCCCCGACAAGTCGGGCATCGTGCACGCCGTGACGGGCATCTTTGCCTCGCACAAGCACAACATCCTCGACCTCCAGCAGTTCTCGGACCCCGTCTCGGAGCGCTTCTTCATGCGCGTCCACTTCGGCCCTACAGAGACCGAGTCGACCGAGCACCTCGTCGAGCCGTTTGACAAGCTCGCCGCCGAGTACAAGATGGACTACGACATCCGCCCCGTCGCCCGCAAGATGCGCGTCCTCATCATGGTGTCCAAGATTGGTCACTGCCTCAACGACCTGCTCTTCCGCATGAAGACTGGCCAGCTGCGAATCGAGGTCCCCGTCATCGTGTCCAACCATCCCGACTACGCTCCCCTCGCCCAGAGCTACGGCATCGAGTTCCACCACCTGCCTGTTACAAAGGACACCAAGGCTGAGCAGGAGTCTCAGGTGCTTGATCTCGTCAAGCAGCACAACATTGAGCTCGTGGTTCTTGCGCGATACATGCAGGTCCTGTCGCCAACCCTCTGCGAAGCCATGTCTGGccgcatcatcaacatccaCCACAGCTTCCTACCATCCTTCAAGGGAGCCAAGCCTTACCACCAGGCCTACGACCGCGGAGTCAAGATTATTGGTGCGACGGCGCACTTTGTCACTGCGGATCTTGACGAGGGTCCCATTATTGAGCAGCGCGTGGCCCGTGTTGACCACAGCATGAACCCCAAGGAGCTGTCTGAGGAGGGATCCAACGTAGAGAGCCAGgttcttgctgctgctgtgcgGTGGTATGCCGAGAGGAGACTGTTCCTCAACGGACACAAGACTGTTGTATTCAACTAG
- a CDS encoding Multifunctional fusion protein produces MSALTSTARLSRSRLLQSAKTVRTIATAGAYRLPGPYNEANRDFTRGSPERDDLLLALKELRGKLPVSVPNVISGEKRTSSERLPTHMPSEKDQTFAQYSPSTRQDVSDAINAALEAKQQWQDMSFSNRAAIFLRAADLVTGKYRDALLAATMLGQGKNAWQAEIDAAAELADFYRFNVSFAQKIYETQPTIHSPGQHGRTDWRPLEGFVYAVSPFNFTAIGGNLISAPAIMGNVVVWKPSPHNIYASYLVYKILLEAGLPPNVIQFVNGDAEMITDVVFNDPRFAALHFTGSSDVFRSLYQKAADGIGKKVYRDYPRLVGETSGKNFHLVHNSADISSAVKHTIRASFEYAGQKCSACSRLYIPASKSKQFLDELKTELSNVKVGAPEKFENFYGPVIHKGSFDKVTKAIDEANNDPSLERVFGGTYSDKTGYFIQPSVYLAKSLNHKIFEQEFFGPILAVHVYEDAEFDNLLTKIDQQGGGFALTGSIFAADRTIVQKAEDKLRYAAGNFYVNCKTTGAVIGQQSFGGSRSSGTNDKAGSPNLLMRFTSPRTLKEEFGPLKSVLYPSNM; encoded by the exons ATGTCTGCTCTCACTTCTACTGCTCGGTTATCCCGATCTCGACTGTTGCAGTCGGCAAAGACTGTCAGGACAATTGCCACAGCTGGGGCTTACAGATTGCCCGGTCCTTACAATGAAGCAAAT CGCGACTTTACTCGAGGCTCCCCAGAGAGAGATGACCTCCTCCTAGCCCTCAAGGAGCTCCGGGGCAAGCTCCCAGTCTCTGTCCCCAACGTCATCTCTGGCGAGAAGCGCACTTCAAGCGAACGTCTCCCAACACACATGCCCTCAGAAAAGGACCAAACATTTGCCCAATACTCGCCTTCAACACGTCAAGATGTCTCAGACGCCATCAAtgccgccctcgaggccaagcagcAATGGCAGGACATGTCTTTTTCCAACCGAgcagccatcttcctccGCGCCGCAGACCTCGTCACTGGCAAGTATCGCGATGCTCTTCTAGCTGCGACAATGCTGGGACAGGGCAAAAATGCTTGGCAGGCTGAAATTGACGCTGCGGCTGAGCTGGCCGACTTTTACCGATTTAACGTATCATTTGCGCAAAAGATCTATGAGACACAGCCCACCATCCATTCTCCTGGACAGCACGG TCGAACCGACTGGCGACCCCTCGAGGGCTTCGTCTACGCCGTCTCGCCCTTCAACTTTACCGCAATCGGCGGCAACCTCATCTCAGCGCCTGCAATCATGGGCAACGTGGTCGTCTGGAAGCCATCTCCCCACAATATCTATGCCAGCTACCTAGTCTACAAAatcctcctcgaggccgGCCTCCCTCCCAATGTGATCCAGTTCGTCAACGGTGACGCCGAGATGATAACTGACGTTGTCTTCAACGACCCCCGATTCGCAGCCCTCCACTTTACCGGATCCTCTGACGTCTTCCGATCGCTATACCAAAAGGCTGCCGACGGCATCGGCAAGAAGGTCTACCGCGACTATCCCCGACTCGTAGGAGAAACATCCGGCAAGAACTTTCACCTTGTCCACAACTCGGCCGACATCAGCAGCGCAGTCAAGCACACGATCCGCGCCTCGTTTGAATACGCCGGCCAAAAGTGCTCTGCTTGCTCTCGTCTGTACATCCCCGCCAGCAAGTCCAAGCAGTTCCTCGACGAGCTCAAGACAGAGCTGAGCAACGTCAAGGTCGGGGCCCCTGAAAAGTTTGAAAACTTTTACGGCCCCGTCATCCACAAGGGTTCGTTCGACAAGGTCACCAAGGCCATCGACGAGGCCAACAACGATCCTTCTCTCGAACGAGTCTTTGGAGGTACATACAGTGACAAGACGGGCTACTTTATCCAGCCATCAGTCTACCTCGCCAAGTCTCTCAACCACAAGATCTTTGAGCAAGAGTTCTTTGGTCCTATCTTGGCTGTCCACGTTTACGAAGACGCCGAGTTTGACAACCTCCTAACAAAAATTGACCAACAAGGCGGCGGTTTCGCCCTGACCGGCTCCATCTTTGCCGCCGATAGAACCATTGTCCAGAAGGCTGAGGACAAGCTTCGGTACGCCGCCGGCAACTTTTACGTCAACTGCAAGACTACAGGAGCCGTTATCGGACAGCAGTCATTTGGAGGATCTCGATCGAGCGGTACCAACGACAAGGCGGGCAGTCCGAACCTGCTAATGCGGTTCACTTCACCGAGGACGTTGAAGGAGGAGTTTGGGCCGTTGAAGAGTGTATTGTATCCTAGCAACATGTAG